The Roseibaca calidilacus genome has a window encoding:
- a CDS encoding primosomal protein N' (replication factor Y) - superfamily II helicase, protein MTDSATDHRFPCGQCGASLRFTPGQGRLTCAYCGYAQDVPEVSDHARAKALATLDLHAALEERLAPEAMEETRVSHCDTCGAEVQFDPNIHSAECPFCASPVVADTGAHRHIKPQALLPFKLGQSEAQGKMRDWLKGLWFAPNGLAKYARDTGKLNGLYLPYWAFDADTQTRYTGQRGTHYYVTVGSGKNKRTERRTRWTPASGRVARAFTDVLVVASDSLPRKNLRALEPWTLSELTPYTADYLSGFRAEGYTVDLGPGYEIGKERMADVIRADIRRDIGGDEQRIGSVATDYDEERFKHILLPIWMAAYRYKGKSYRFIVNGQSGRVQGERPYSAWKIAFAVTLGLVFAATAFYVAEMGGF, encoded by the coding sequence ATGACCGACAGCGCGACAGACCACCGGTTTCCCTGCGGGCAGTGCGGCGCGTCCTTGCGCTTCACGCCCGGTCAGGGGCGTTTGACCTGCGCCTATTGCGGCTATGCCCAAGACGTGCCCGAAGTGTCAGACCATGCGCGCGCCAAGGCGCTGGCCACGCTTGATCTGCACGCCGCGCTAGAAGAACGGCTGGCCCCAGAGGCGATGGAAGAAACCCGCGTTTCGCATTGCGACACTTGCGGCGCAGAGGTGCAGTTCGATCCCAACATCCATTCCGCCGAATGCCCGTTCTGCGCCAGCCCTGTCGTGGCCGACACGGGCGCGCACCGGCATATCAAGCCGCAAGCGCTGTTGCCCTTCAAGCTGGGGCAATCCGAGGCGCAAGGCAAGATGCGCGACTGGCTGAAGGGGTTGTGGTTTGCCCCCAACGGGCTGGCAAAATACGCGCGCGACACGGGCAAGCTGAATGGCTTGTATCTGCCCTACTGGGCCTTCGATGCGGACACCCAAACCCGCTATACCGGCCAGCGCGGCACGCATTATTATGTCACCGTAGGAAGCGGCAAGAACAAGCGCACCGAGCGGCGCACCCGCTGGACCCCGGCCTCTGGCCGCGTGGCGCGCGCGTTTACCGATGTGCTGGTCGTGGCCAGTGACAGCTTGCCGCGCAAGAACCTGCGCGCGCTGGAACCTTGGACCCTGTCAGAGCTGACCCCTTATACCGCCGATTACCTGTCGGGCTTTCGCGCCGAGGGATATACGGTCGATCTTGGCCCCGGCTACGAGATCGGCAAAGAGCGCATGGCCGATGTCATCCGCGCCGATATTCGCCGCGATATTGGCGGGGATGAGCAGCGCATCGGCAGCGTGGCGACCGATTATGATGAAGAACGCTTCAAACATATCCTGCTGCCAATCTGGATGGCGGCCTATCGCTACAAGGGCAAAAGCTACCGCTTTATCGTCAACGGCCAATCTGGCCGCGTGCAGGGCGAGCGGCCCTATTCCGCATGGAAGATCGCGTTTGCGGTAACATTGGGGCTGGTTTTCGCCGCCACCGCCTTTTATGTCGCGGAAATGGGCGGATTTTAA